A portion of the Oscillospiraceae bacterium genome contains these proteins:
- a CDS encoding Trk family potassium uptake protein: MIQYPRYKRHRFSSFQVIIAGFAAVDLVGALLLMFPIATQQRCVTPFHEALFTSTSALCVTGLVVQDTGSYWSVFGQSVILLLIQIGGLGVITVGAAFALLSGRKISLKQRSTMQEATAAPQMGGIVRLTGFILRITALFELVGAALLLPTFCADYGLRGIWYALFHSISAFCNAGFDLLGTEGAKFVSLTQYADNPLLTTVIAALIVFGGLGFLTWEDICTYRLDFHHYRMQSKVILVTTAFLLVLPSLYFYCFEFTAGSARQRILLSMFQSVTPRTAGFNTADLAAMGSTSQALMVVLMLLGGSPGSTAGGMKTTTFAVLLANMWATFRRREDAEFFGRRIDSSAVKNAATIAGMYLTLFFLGAFVIATAEQLPMSVCLYETASAVATVGLTLGITPQLGILSQGVLIALMFLGRVGGLTLIYAAFGSSPAHSRLPQEKIAIG, encoded by the coding sequence ATGATTCAATATCCTCGTTACAAACGGCACCGTTTTTCTTCTTTTCAGGTCATTATTGCAGGTTTTGCGGCAGTTGATCTGGTGGGCGCGTTGCTTCTGATGTTTCCGATTGCTACACAGCAGCGGTGCGTCACACCGTTCCATGAGGCACTGTTTACCTCCACTTCTGCTCTTTGTGTGACCGGTCTTGTAGTACAGGATACCGGCAGCTACTGGTCGGTTTTTGGGCAAAGTGTGATCCTTCTTCTGATCCAAATCGGAGGATTGGGTGTCATTACAGTGGGCGCTGCCTTTGCGCTGCTTTCTGGGCGAAAGATCTCCCTCAAGCAGCGCAGCACGATGCAGGAAGCCACCGCTGCCCCACAGATGGGCGGTATCGTACGGCTGACAGGCTTTATTCTGCGGATCACCGCCCTGTTTGAATTGGTCGGTGCTGCACTGCTGCTACCAACGTTTTGTGCCGATTATGGATTGCGCGGGATCTGGTATGCACTGTTTCATTCCATTTCGGCGTTCTGCAATGCAGGTTTTGACCTGCTGGGAACAGAGGGGGCAAAATTTGTTTCGCTGACACAGTATGCAGACAATCCGCTGCTTACCACAGTGATTGCGGCCCTGATCGTCTTTGGCGGCCTTGGCTTTCTGACATGGGAGGACATTTGTACATACCGCCTTGACTTTCACCACTATCGGATGCAGAGCAAGGTAATCCTTGTCACAACGGCGTTTCTTCTGGTACTGCCGTCGCTGTACTTTTATTGCTTCGAGTTCACGGCAGGCTCTGCCCGGCAGCGCATTTTATTGTCGATGTTCCAATCCGTTACCCCTCGTACTGCCGGCTTTAACACCGCTGATCTTGCTGCGATGGGCAGCACTTCACAGGCATTGATGGTGGTTCTGATGCTGTTGGGCGGTTCGCCCGGCTCTACGGCAGGCGGCATGAAAACCACAACATTTGCTGTTCTGCTGGCCAATATGTGGGCGACCTTCCGCCGCAGAGAAGATGCCGAATTTTTCGGGCGGCGCATAGATAGTTCTGCGGTCAAGAATGCTGCCACGATTGCAGGGATGTATTTGACGCTGTTCTTCCTCGGAGCCTTTGTCATTGCTACGGCAGAGCAGCTGCCGATGTCGGTCTGTTTGTATGAGACTGCTTCGGCCGTGGCAACGGTAGGTCTGACATTGGGTATCACGCCGCAGTTGGGCATCCTTTCGCAGGGGGTGCTGATCGCACTGATGTTTTTGGGACGTGTTGGCGGATTGACGTTGATCTATGCGGCATTTGGCAGCAGCCCTGCCCACTCTCGTCTGCCGCAGGAGAAAATCGCAATCGGATAA
- a CDS encoding MupG family TIM beta-alpha barrel fold protein, translating to MQKRRLGISLYPERSTFEQDVAYMEKAAKLGFDLLFIALLGAGDRQQTIDRYKPLLAKAKELGFEIEADVNPMMFERMGINASFFHGPLDLSFFTELQVDILRLDLGLNDMEEAFLSKNKEGIKICVNGCNTQDHVGHVLAAGGDRDMILGCHNYYPHRYTGVSLEHFEKGSAPMVKHNLRLQSFVTSQNPEAFGPWPVTEGLPTLEMHRDWPIEIQVGHYVMMGYVNDIIIANAYATDAELEAMAAANSTKIMFHMTPAEGLPESMKKRLRMNLSVRGDSGEWIIRTLESRMLREATEPFNTVDIQPGDVLIDNNLYGQYAGEVQIARKPMKNYGKTNVVGHIDPREVELLPYMKGSTPFGFNF from the coding sequence ATGCAAAAGAGAAGACTGGGCATTTCCCTGTACCCTGAGCGCAGCACCTTTGAGCAGGACGTTGCTTACATGGAAAAGGCTGCAAAGCTGGGCTTTGACCTGCTGTTCATCGCTCTGCTGGGCGCAGGTGACCGCCAGCAGACCATCGACCGCTACAAGCCCCTGCTGGCCAAGGCCAAGGAGCTGGGTTTTGAGATCGAAGCCGATGTGAACCCCATGATGTTTGAACGCATGGGCATCAACGCCAGCTTCTTCCACGGTCCGCTGGATCTGTCTTTCTTCACCGAGCTGCAGGTGGATATCCTGCGTCTGGATCTGGGCCTGAACGATATGGAAGAAGCCTTCCTCTCCAAGAACAAAGAGGGGATCAAGATCTGCGTGAACGGCTGCAACACGCAGGATCATGTGGGTCATGTGCTGGCTGCCGGCGGTGACCGTGATATGATCCTGGGCTGCCACAACTACTATCCGCACCGCTACACCGGCGTTTCTCTGGAGCACTTTGAAAAGGGATCTGCACCCATGGTCAAGCACAACCTGCGTCTGCAGTCCTTCGTTACCTCCCAAAACCCGGAGGCCTTTGGCCCCTGGCCCGTCACCGAGGGTCTGCCCACGCTGGAAATGCACCGTGACTGGCCCATTGAGATCCAAGTGGGGCACTATGTGATGATGGGGTATGTCAACGATATCATCATCGCCAACGCCTACGCCACCGATGCCGAGCTGGAAGCCATGGCCGCCGCCAACAGCACCAAGATCATGTTCCACATGACCCCGGCCGAAGGCCTGCCCGAGAGCATGAAGAAGCGCCTGCGGATGAACCTGTCCGTTCGTGGCGACAGCGGCGAGTGGATCATCCGCACCCTGGAGAGCCGTATGCTGCGAGAGGCGACCGAGCCCTTCAACACCGTGGACATCCAGCCCGGTGACGTGCTGATCGACAACAACCTCTATGGCCAGTACGCCGGTGAGGTGCAGATCGCTCGTAAGCCCATGAAGAACTACGGCAAGACCAACGTGGTGGGTCACATTGACCCCCGTGAGGTCGAACTGCTGCCCTACATGAAGGGCTCCACCCCGTTCGGTTTCAACTTCTGA
- a CDS encoding response regulator transcription factor — MNKPTILVVEDDSSVRSLITTTLKAHGYKFLTAANGEMAVMMASSHNPDIMLLDLGLPDIDGVEVIRRIREWSNLPIIVLSARSEDSDKIEALDQGADDYLTKPFSVDELLARLRVTQRRLNLQASGEVSSSVFVNGPLKIDFAAGCVWLNDEELHLTPIEYKLLCVLAHNVGKVLTHTAITQKVWGSSQENDIASLRVYMASLRKKLESGAHSLHLVQTHVGVGYRMLRVEADDSPEE, encoded by the coding sequence ATGAATAAACCAACGATTCTGGTTGTTGAGGACGATTCATCGGTACGGAGTCTGATCACAACCACCCTGAAAGCACACGGGTATAAATTCCTGACAGCGGCCAACGGAGAGATGGCTGTGATGATGGCGTCCAGCCATAACCCGGATATTATGCTGCTGGATCTCGGACTGCCGGATATTGATGGCGTTGAGGTGATCCGCCGCATCCGGGAGTGGTCGAATCTACCCATCATCGTTTTGAGTGCCCGCAGTGAGGATTCCGATAAGATCGAAGCACTGGATCAGGGCGCAGACGATTATCTGACGAAGCCTTTCTCAGTGGATGAGCTTCTGGCTCGCCTGCGCGTGACGCAAAGGCGGCTGAATTTGCAGGCATCCGGTGAGGTCAGCAGCTCCGTTTTTGTAAATGGCCCGCTGAAAATTGATTTTGCTGCCGGCTGTGTCTGGCTGAACGATGAAGAACTGCATCTGACCCCAATCGAATATAAGCTGCTTTGTGTCCTTGCGCACAATGTAGGAAAGGTTCTGACCCATACGGCGATTACGCAAAAAGTCTGGGGAAGCTCGCAAGAAAACGACATTGCATCCCTGCGTGTCTACATGGCATCTTTGCGCAAAAAGCTGGAATCAGGCGCACATTCTCTGCATCTGGTTCAGACCCATGTGGGGGTCGGCTACCGGATGCTGCGTGTTGAAGCGGATGATTCGCCAGAAGAATAG
- a CDS encoding DUF4118 domain-containing protein, whose protein sequence is MNRTDSPTEHILACLSSSPSNAKIVRTAATMAKAFGGSFTALYVKTPDADWMSAQDKQRLQQHIHMAEQAGADITTLYGDDIPQQIAEFARISGITKIVLGRSSVHRRHFWSGPSLTEKLTLTAPNLDIYIIPDAAVEQDYGSGRRLFARSIVPSFRDLLITAGILACITVIGFLFLQLDFARYNIIMFYMLGVLLTALTTSGYSCGVLGSIASVALYNFFLTEPRLTFHAYDPGYQITFVLMLTSAIVTCTLTTRLKDQAKMSAQAAFRTKVLFDTSRLLQKATNEDEILSLTAAQLTKLLNRNLIVYPEQDGSLGQGQIFNTVEESSRLRFDSAPERSAAEWCFANKKRSGASTDYCTDAKGLYLAIRTGSGVFGVIGIDLSERSMDAFENSVLLSILGECALAVENRRIALEKEQATVHAQNEQLRANLLRTISHDLRTPLTSISGNASNLLSNAETLDAETRTKICTDIFDDAQWLIGLVENLLSITRIEDGRMNLQISPQLMDEVVEETLRHISRKSKEHIITTTYSDEILLADMDARLIMQVIINLVDNAIKYTQKGSRINISAYAKNSNIVVDVSDDGPGIPEQNKAQVFEMFFTGQNQIADSHRSLGLGLALCRTILAAHKGTLTLRDNEPHGCIFSFELPKSEVSIHE, encoded by the coding sequence ATGAATCGGACCGACTCCCCCACCGAACATATTCTGGCGTGTCTGTCATCTTCTCCCTCCAATGCAAAGATCGTGCGGACGGCGGCAACAATGGCAAAGGCTTTCGGCGGCTCTTTTACTGCGTTGTATGTCAAAACACCGGATGCCGACTGGATGAGTGCGCAGGACAAACAGCGCTTGCAGCAGCATATCCACATGGCGGAACAGGCGGGCGCAGATATTACGACCCTCTACGGCGATGACATTCCGCAGCAGATCGCAGAGTTTGCCCGGATCTCCGGCATTACAAAAATCGTACTGGGGCGCTCCAGTGTACATCGCCGTCATTTCTGGAGTGGACCGTCACTGACTGAAAAATTGACGCTGACTGCGCCCAATCTGGATATTTATATCATCCCGGATGCAGCAGTTGAGCAGGATTACGGCTCTGGCAGAAGGCTGTTTGCCCGTTCCATCGTCCCATCGTTCCGTGATCTGCTGATTACGGCAGGGATTCTAGCCTGCATCACGGTGATTGGATTTTTGTTCCTGCAACTGGACTTTGCGCGCTACAATATCATTATGTTCTATATGTTGGGTGTTTTGCTCACGGCTCTTACAACATCTGGCTATTCCTGCGGCGTTTTGGGTTCGATCGCCAGCGTTGCGCTCTATAACTTCTTCCTGACGGAGCCAAGACTGACATTCCATGCCTATGATCCGGGGTATCAAATCACCTTTGTGCTGATGCTGACTTCTGCCATCGTCACCTGTACGCTGACGACCCGGTTGAAAGATCAGGCAAAAATGTCTGCACAGGCGGCGTTTCGGACGAAGGTGCTGTTTGATACCAGCCGGCTTTTGCAGAAAGCGACCAACGAAGACGAAATTTTATCCCTGACGGCAGCGCAGCTTACCAAACTGCTAAACCGGAATCTGATCGTGTATCCAGAGCAGGATGGTTCTCTTGGACAGGGGCAAATTTTTAACACAGTGGAAGAAAGCAGCCGACTCCGTTTTGATTCTGCGCCGGAACGCAGTGCCGCGGAGTGGTGCTTTGCAAATAAGAAGCGTTCGGGTGCATCAACGGATTACTGCACCGATGCAAAAGGACTGTACCTTGCGATTCGTACAGGCAGCGGTGTGTTTGGTGTTATCGGCATCGACCTGTCGGAACGCTCCATGGATGCGTTTGAAAACAGCGTCCTGCTGTCGATCCTTGGTGAATGCGCATTGGCAGTGGAAAACCGTCGCATTGCGCTGGAAAAGGAGCAAGCCACTGTTCATGCACAGAATGAACAGCTTCGGGCAAATTTGCTGCGAACCATTTCCCATGATCTTCGGACGCCGCTGACCTCCATCTCAGGCAATGCAAGTAATCTGCTCTCCAATGCGGAAACGCTGGATGCAGAAACACGGACAAAGATCTGTACGGATATTTTTGATGATGCACAGTGGTTGATCGGTCTGGTGGAAAATTTGCTTTCCATCACCCGCATTGAGGATGGGCGGATGAATCTTCAAATCTCTCCGCAGCTCATGGATGAGGTGGTCGAGGAAACGCTGCGGCATATCAGCCGAAAAAGCAAGGAGCATATCATCACAACGACTTATTCGGATGAAATTCTTCTTGCCGACATGGACGCACGGCTTATCATGCAGGTCATTATCAATCTGGTGGACAACGCCATCAAATACACGCAGAAAGGCTCCCGGATCAATATTTCTGCGTATGCAAAAAACAGTAATATCGTGGTAGATGTATCCGATGATGGCCCCGGTATCCCGGAGCAGAATAAAGCGCAGGTCTTTGAAATGTTCTTTACCGGGCAGAATCAGATTGCAGACAGCCACCGCAGTCTGGGGCTGGGACTTGCGCTCTGCCGGACGATCCTTGCAGCTCATAAAGGTACCCTGACTCTCCGGGATAACGAACCGCACGGCTGCATATTCTCTTTTGAACTTCCCAAAAGCGAGGTAAGTATTCATGAATAA
- a CDS encoding TrkA family potassium uptake protein, with protein MKSILLIGLGRFGRHIARELNELGHQVMAIDSNEDRVNAVLSYVTNAQIGDSTSEYFLRSLGVANFDVCIVTIGGNFQSSLETTSLLKELGAKLVVSRAERDVQAKFLLRNGADEVVYPEKQLAKWAAIRYSSEHILDYIELQDDHAIMEVTIPPEWMDRTIGEINIRKKYNINILALKKDGNLDMNITPDTQLCRDESMLVLGKYASIQKCFRL; from the coding sequence ATGAAATCGATTCTTTTGATTGGGCTCGGCCGTTTTGGCCGCCATATTGCACGGGAACTGAATGAACTGGGTCATCAGGTCATGGCGATCGACAGCAACGAAGACCGTGTGAACGCCGTGCTTTCCTATGTGACGAATGCACAGATCGGTGACAGCACCAGCGAATACTTTCTGCGTTCCCTTGGCGTTGCCAATTTTGATGTGTGCATCGTAACCATCGGCGGCAATTTTCAGAGTTCGTTGGAAACAACATCACTGCTCAAGGAGCTGGGCGCAAAGCTCGTGGTCTCGCGTGCAGAGCGAGATGTACAAGCCAAGTTTCTGCTGCGCAACGGTGCGGATGAAGTGGTCTATCCGGAAAAGCAGCTGGCAAAGTGGGCAGCGATCCGATACAGCTCCGAACACATTCTGGATTATATCGAGCTGCAGGATGACCACGCCATCATGGAAGTGACCATTCCGCCGGAATGGATGGATCGCACGATTGGCGAGATCAATATCCGAAAAAAGTATAACATCAATATTCTTGCGCTGAAAAAAGACGGAAATCTCGATATGAACATCACGCCGGATACGCAGCTGTGCCGGGATGAAAGTATGCTGGTTTTGGGAAAATACGCATCGATCCAGAAGTGTTTCCGGCTCTAA
- a CDS encoding PTS sugar transporter subunit IIB, with protein sequence MKVLLCCAGGLSSSILMKKMKTWADAHGEDLEIQAMGTGEAVETWQNGYECVLLAPQVSYRLKQLQEEIKLPIAEVPSLDYAIGNAENVMKLAHKLCDK encoded by the coding sequence ATGAAAGTTTTGCTCTGCTGCGCTGGCGGTCTGTCCAGCAGCATCCTGATGAAGAAGATGAAGACCTGGGCTGACGCACACGGTGAGGATCTGGAGATTCAGGCTATGGGGACTGGCGAGGCTGTGGAAACCTGGCAGAATGGCTACGAGTGCGTGCTTCTGGCTCCCCAGGTGAGCTACCGCCTGAAGCAGCTGCAGGAGGAGATCAAGCTGCCCATCGCAGAAGTTCCCTCCCTAGATTATGCCATCGGTAATGCCGAAAACGTGATGAAGCTGGCCCACAAGCTGTGCGATAAATAA
- a CDS encoding family 1 glycosylhydrolase, with protein sequence MLFPKDFLWGGATAANQCEGGWNEGGKGLAASDVQTAGSLTEPRYVTYLDKDGNPGKVMGFQPLPEGAHRAVLPGYNYPYHEAIDFYHHYKEDIALFAEMGFKVFRMSIAWTRIYPNGVEETPNQAGLDFYRNVFLELKKYGIEPLVTIQHYDVPLYLEETFGGWKNRRLIELFDRYTETLFREYKGLVKYWLTFNEINVPLMIKDLIPGYPAENIRQDFQLLHHQYVASARAVKRAHEIDPENVVGCMIGGGPSTYPLTCDPKDVLLVQEKLQEGIYYTADVMAKGAYPYFAPKIWKKYGVNLDITPEDVVDLQQGTVDMITYSYYSTSCATTHPVTETAGGNLNMGPKNPYLMYSEWGWSLDPDGLRYSLNEYYARYHLPLMVVENGLGASDTLEADGTVHDPYRIAYVKAHVQAMEAAMADGVDLRGYTPWGCIDLVSASTGEMKKRYGFIYVDKNNDGTGTLKRYRKDSFYWYKKCIATNGEDLT encoded by the coding sequence ATGCTTTTCCCGAAGGATTTCCTCTGGGGCGGTGCTACCGCTGCCAACCAGTGTGAAGGCGGCTGGAACGAGGGCGGCAAGGGCCTTGCCGCTTCGGACGTGCAGACCGCCGGCTCCCTGACCGAGCCGCGCTATGTGACCTATCTCGACAAGGACGGCAACCCCGGCAAGGTGATGGGCTTCCAACCCCTGCCGGAGGGAGCCCACCGGGCCGTGCTACCGGGGTACAACTACCCCTACCACGAAGCCATTGATTTTTACCATCACTACAAGGAGGACATTGCCCTCTTTGCGGAGATGGGGTTCAAGGTGTTCCGCATGTCCATCGCCTGGACGCGCATTTACCCCAACGGCGTGGAGGAAACGCCCAATCAGGCTGGTCTGGATTTTTACCGGAACGTATTTCTGGAATTGAAGAAGTACGGCATCGAGCCGCTGGTCACCATCCAGCATTACGATGTGCCGCTGTATCTGGAAGAAACGTTTGGCGGCTGGAAGAACCGCAGGCTGATCGAGCTGTTTGACCGCTATACTGAGACGCTCTTCCGGGAGTACAAAGGTCTGGTCAAATACTGGCTCACCTTCAATGAGATCAACGTGCCCCTCATGATCAAGGATTTGATCCCTGGTTACCCGGCAGAGAACATCCGGCAGGATTTCCAGCTGCTGCACCACCAGTATGTGGCCAGCGCCCGTGCCGTGAAACGTGCTCATGAGATCGATCCTGAAAATGTGGTGGGCTGCATGATCGGCGGTGGACCCAGTACCTACCCACTGACCTGTGACCCCAAGGACGTGCTGCTGGTGCAGGAAAAATTGCAGGAAGGCATCTACTACACTGCCGACGTGATGGCCAAGGGTGCGTACCCATACTTTGCACCAAAGATCTGGAAAAAATACGGCGTGAATCTGGACATAACGCCTGAAGATGTGGTAGACTTGCAGCAGGGTACGGTGGATATGATCACCTACTCCTATTACTCTACCAGCTGTGCTACCACCCACCCGGTCACTGAGACGGCAGGCGGCAACCTGAACATGGGCCCCAAGAACCCCTACCTCATGTACAGCGAGTGGGGCTGGAGCCTGGACCCGGACGGCCTGCGCTACTCTCTGAACGAGTACTACGCTCGGTATCATCTGCCGCTCATGGTCGTGGAGAACGGTCTCGGCGCTTCCGACACACTGGAAGCAGACGGCACTGTGCACGACCCCTACCGCATCGCCTATGTCAAGGCGCATGTGCAGGCCATGGAGGCTGCTATGGCAGACGGCGTAGACCTGCGTGGCTATACCCCCTGGGGCTGCATCGATCTGGTAAGCGCTTCCACCGGTGAGATGAAAAAGCGCTACGGTTTTATCTACGTGGATAAAAACAACGATGGCACTGGTACGCTCAAGCGTTACCGCAAGGATTCTTTCTACTGGTACAAAAAGTGCATCGCCACAAATGGCGAGGATCTGACCTAA